One region of Primulina tabacum isolate GXHZ01 chromosome 1, ASM2559414v2, whole genome shotgun sequence genomic DNA includes:
- the LOC142548003 gene encoding glycosyltransferase BC10-like, translating to MVSATSPSSPVIPTLVFLLSLPVLFFFLAPHFLPSRQKTASLLDEMDDISLFQKAVSMDTANYSRGPTRLPAAKSRLASTVLRPKIAFLFLTNSDLQFAPLWERFFSNVSVKHYNIYIHADPFVKISPLEGVFKDRIIPSERTQRASPSLISAARRLLATAMLDDPANTYFAVISQHCIPLHSFKYFYSFLFDLGRLSRNLRFSSYIEILDKEPTLWDRYNARGENVMLPEVNFHEFRVGSQFFVLTRNHALMVIRDRKLWRKFKLPCLNVQSCYPEEHYFPTMLSMQDPNGCTLYTLTRVNWTNSVDGHPHTYHPPEVSPELIHTLRKSSSSYSYMFARKFSPDCLNPLMEIAESVIFKD from the coding sequence ATGGTTTCCGCTACCTCTCCCTCTTCCCCCGTAATCCCTACCCTTGTCTTCCTACTCTCTTTGCCCGTTCTGTTCTTCTTCTTAGCCCCTCATTTTCTCCCCTCTCGACAAAAAACTGCCTCCCTTCTTGATGAGATGGATGATATATCTCTCTTTCAGAAAGCTGTATCCATGGACACTGCAAACTACTCCCGTGGTCCCACCCGCCTCCCCGCTGCCAAATCCCGCCTCGCATCCACCGTTCTTCGCCCCAAAATTGCCTTTCTCTTCCTTACCAACTCTGATCTCCAGTTTGCTCCCCTTTGGGAGCGCTTCTTCTCCAATGTCAGCGTCAAACACTACAATATTTACATACACGCCGACCCTTTTGTCAAAATCAGTCCTTTGGAGGGTGTGTTCAAGGACAGAATAATACCTTCGGAGAGAACTCAAAGAGCGTCGCCTAGTCTCATCTCGGCGGCGCGTCGACTCCTCGCCACTGCGATGCTCGACGACCCTGCTAACACGTACTTCGCGGTAATCTCGCAGCACTGCATACCGCTTCACTCCTTCAAGTATTTTTACAGCTTTCTTTTCGACCTTGGGAGACTGTCGAGGAATTTGAGGTTTTCTAGTTACATCGAGATTCTTGACAAGGAACCTACTTTATGGGATAGGTATAACGCCAGGGGGGAGAATGTGATGCTCCCTGAAGTAAATTTCCATGAGTTTCGAGTGGGCTCGCAGTTTTTTGTGCTGACGCGAAATCACGCTCTGATGGTGATTAGGGATAGGAAGTTATGGAGGAAGTTCAAGTTGCCCTGTTTGAACGTACAATCTTGTTATCCGGAAGAGCATTATTTCCCTACAATGTTGTCTATGCAAGATCCGAATGGTTGTACGCTTTATACATTGACGAGGGTGAACTGGACTAATAGTGTGGACGGGCATCCGCATACATACCACCCTCCTGAAGTTTCCCCTGAACTGATTCACACGCTTAGGAAATCGAGTTCGAGTTACTCTTACATGTTTGCACGTAAATTCTCCCCTGATTGCTTGAACCCTTTGATGGAAATTGCGGAATCAGTTATCTTCAAGGACTAA
- the LOC142548014 gene encoding dnaJ protein homolog ANJ1, with protein sequence MFGRAPKKSDNSRYYEILGVPKAATPDDLKKAYKKAAIKNHPDKGGDPEKFKELAHAYEVLSDPEKREIYDQYGEDALKEGMGGGGGMHDPFDIFSSFFGGNPFGGGGSSRGRRQRRGEDVVHPLKVSLEELYTGTTKKLSLSRNVICSKCSGKGSKSGASMKCSGCQGSGMKVTIRQLGPGMIQQMQHPCNECKGTGESINDKDRCPQCKGEKVSQEKKVLEVHVEKGMQNGQKVTFPGEADEAPDTVTGDIVFVLQQKEHPKFKRKGDDLFVDHTLSLTEALCGFQFVLTHLDGRQLLIKSQPGEVVKPGSYKAINDEGMPMYQRPFMRGKLYIHFNVEFPDTLNPDQVQSLEKILPPKPVSQLTDMEIDDCEETTLHDVNIDEEMRRKQAQQQEAYDDDDDMHGGAQRVQCAQQ encoded by the exons ATGTTTGGGAGGGCGCCGAAGAAAAGTGACAATTCGAGGTATTATGAGATTCTCGGGGTGCCTAAAGCTGCGACGCCTGATGATTTGAAGAAGGCGTACAAAAAAGCAGCTATTAAAAATCATCCTGATAAGGGAGGTGATCCAGAGAAG TTCAAGGAGCTTGCCCATGCTTATGAGGTGCTCAGTGATCCTGAAAAACGTGAAATATACGATCAATATGGAGAGGATGCACTTAAAGAAGGAATGGGAGGCGGTGGCGGCATGCACGACCCATTTGATATCTTCTCATCCTTCTTTGGTGGGAACCCGTTTGGAG GGGGTGGTAGCAGCAGAGGTCGAAGGCAAAGAAGGGGTGAGGATGTAGTACATCCGTTGAAGGTGTCTCTTGAGGAGCTTTATACTGGAACAACTAAGAAGCTTTCTCTATCCCGCAACGTAATATGTTCGAAATGTAGTGG TAAAGGATCAAAATCAGGAGCTTCAATGAAGTGCTCAGGGTGTCAAGGATCTGGTATGAAGGTCACAATTAGGCAGCTTGGGCCTGGAATGATTCAGCAAATGCAGCATCCTTGTAATGAATGCAAAGGCACTGGAGAGTCTATTAATGATAAAGATCGTTGCCCCCAGTGCAAAGGTGAGAAGGTCTCTCAGGAGAAGAAGGTCTTGGAAGTCCATGTTGAAAAGGGCATGCAGAACGGACAGAAAGTGACATTCCCAGGGGAAGCTGATGAGGCG CCTGACACAGTCACTGGAGACATAGTATTTGTACTCCAGCAGAAAGAGCATCCTAAATTCAAAAGAAAGGGTGACGACCTTTTTGTGGACCATACACTTTCTCTGACTGAGGCATTGTGTGGATTCCAATTTGTATTAACTCACTTAGACGGTAGACAGCTACTTATCAAATCACAACCTGGAGAGGTCGTGAAGCCAG gttCTTACAAGGCCATCAATGATGAAGGAATGCCAATGTATCAAAGGCCATTCATGAGGGGTAAACTTTATATTCATTTCAACGTTGAGTTCCCAGATACACTAAATCCAGATCAAGTTCAGTCCTTGGAGAAAATTCTTCCTCCCAAGCCTGTTTCGCAGCTGACAGACATGGAAATTGATGATTGCGAAGAGACGACTCTGCATGATGTCAACATTGATGAAGAAATGAGAAGGAAGCAGGCTCAGCAGCAGGAAGCTtacgatgatgatgatgatatgcATGGAGGAGCCCAAAGAGTGCAATGTGCCCAGCAGTAA
- the LOC142548025 gene encoding putative receptor-like protein kinase At1g49730, with the protein MGSENLVLKIRLLLFSWFHLRSSLGSPSLVKCFSYNDIKKATDGFKRVIHNSPEGDSYKAVFRNGLVARVKEVKANDEDDDFFYREVKLLGCLNHRHIAALIGFSTGYRRFLVFENSEDTSLMEHLSDPLKTPLHWQARLQIAIGVAAALEYLHFFCDPPVYLVSLSSRTILLDDNLIPKISDVGFLGYAGNDVLPTSSCCSKGCTKQECKNMIFQLGLLILELVTGQSSETGGVDLAQWVQESNFPRSMHKMIDPDLGNNYDQGELIGLLKVARLCIRSVDKTRIHTPQILWYLQKKVGIVRK; encoded by the exons ATGGGTTCTGAAAACCTGGTTCTGAAGATCAGACTGCTGCTATTTTCTTGGTTTCACCTCCGATCCAGTCTCG GCTCACCATCTCTTGTGAAATGCTTCTCCTACAATGATATAAAGAAGGCGACTGATGGGTTTAAAAGAGTTATACATAACTCTCCTGAAGGAGATTCTTACAAGGCTGTATTTCGAAATGGTCTTGTCGCTAGGGTAAAAGAAGTCAAAGCAAATGATGAAGATGATGATTTCTTCTATAGGGAAGTTAAACTCTTGGGATGTTTGAATCATCGCCACATAGCTGCACTGATTGGGTTTTCCACTGGTTATAGGAG GTTTCTTGTTTTTGAAAACAGTGAAGACACAAGTCTCATGGAGCATCTATCAG ATCCCCTTAAGACTCCCTTACATTGGCAAGCAAGGCTGCAGATAGCCATTGGTGTAGCAGCTGCATTG GAATATTTGCATTTCTTCTGTGATCCGCCTGTTTATCTCGTCTCCTTGAGTTCAAGAACCATTTTGCTGGATGATAACTTGATTCCGAAG ATTTCTGATGTTGGTTTTCTTGGTTATGCCGGAAATGATGTGCTGCCAACCTCTTCTTGCTGTTCAAAAG GATGTACGAAGCAAGAATGTAAAAACATGATCTTTCAACTTGGGTTGCTCATTCTTGAGCTGGTTACTGGTCAATCCTCAGAAACGGGTGGCGTTGATTTAGCCCAATGGGTTCAAGAATCCAATTTTCCAAGATCAATGCATAAGATGATAGATCCCGATCTTGGTAACAACTATGATCAAGGAGAACTCATTGGTCTTCTAAAAGTTGCAAGATTATGCATTCGATCTGTGGATAAAACTAGGATCCATACACCCCAGATACTGTGGTATTTGCAGAAGAAGGTTGGAATCGTCCGAAAATAA